Proteins found in one Triticum aestivum cultivar Chinese Spring chromosome 4D, IWGSC CS RefSeq v2.1, whole genome shotgun sequence genomic segment:
- the LOC123098854 gene encoding NADPH-dependent aldehyde reductase-like protein, chloroplastic, with amino-acid sequence MWRMARVARCGTRHGTCAGLDANTYAKREHFCGLTRTSVALSGGSLVEKRLATTFVCAALHILVANAGVIDDKYPSRADTTTADIDRAFVVKTRGTFLCLREAANRMPHGGGGRIVALTTSVVGSLRTGYSAYTASKAAVEAMVRTMAKELKGTRITANCVAPGPTATDMFFAGKSDETVRETVETNPMERLGEVGDIAPVVGFLCTDAAEWINGQVIWVNDGICFTQTIFLNLSNHYKDVLY; translated from the exons ATGTGGCGCATGGCGCGTGTGGCCCGTtgtggcacacgacatggcacatgtgCTGGACTGGACGCAAATACATATGCCAAGAGGGAACATTTCTGTGGGCTGACGAGGACATCGGTTGCGTTAAGTGGGGGGTCACTAGTGGAAAAACGGCTAGCGACAACTTTCGTTTGTGCCGCGCTGCACATCCTTGTTGCCAACGCCGGCGTGATCGACGACAAGTACCCGTCCCGCGCCGACACCACCACGGCGGACATCGACCGTGCCTTCGTCGTGAAGACACGCGGCACGTTCCTCTGCCTCCGCGAGGCCGCCAACCGCATGCCCCACGGCGGAGGCGGCCGGATCGTGGCTCTGACGACGTCCGTGGTTGGGTCGCTCCGGACGGGGTACTCTGCTTACACGGCGTCCAAGGCGGCCGTGGAGGCCATGGTGCGGACGATGGCCAAGGAGCTCAAGGGCACGCGGATCACGGCCAACTGCGTGGCGCCGGGGCCAACGGCCACGGACATGTTCTTCGCCGGGAAGAGCGACGAGACCGTGAGGGAGACCGTGGAGACCAACCCGATGGAGCGGCTCGGGGAGGTCGGCGACATCGCGCCGGTGGTCGGGTTCCTCTGCACCGACGCCGCTGAGTGGATCAACGGGCAGGTCATTTGGGTCAATGACGG GATATGTTTTACTCAAACAATATTCCTAAATCTCAGTAACCACTACAAGGATGTACTCTACTAA
- the LOC123097106 gene encoding uncharacterized protein, whose amino-acid sequence MWRMARVARCGTRHGTCAGLDANTYAKRERSCGPTRTSVSLSGGSLVEKRLATTFVCAAPHILVGNAGVIDDKYPSLADTTTADFERAFVVNTRGAFLCLREAANRMPHGGGGRIVALTTSVVGSLRTGYSAYTASKAAVEAMVRTMAKELKGTWITANCMAPGPTATDMFFAGKSDETVRETAETNPMERLGEVGDIAPVVGFLCTDAAEWINGQVIRVNGGICFTQTIFLNLSNHYKDGTIEKQMRCELGFCNHEDISGNCKVRFSKYLSAEPVDGVLTCVEQGRTADGVSAKSVEVTLDCSQKHCVVVRKLDQVDSQLDAAAGYLEDVLVVFHAYNGLGDENGGNLGVPAFGSHDSALMPNGLLVVSCASGGLDSESGGDLEVLLVGSHGSAPTPNGIFMLLQMLMASGDG is encoded by the exons ATGTGGCGCATGGCGCGTGTGGCCCGTtgtggcacacgacatggcacatgtgCTGGACTGGACGCAAATACAtatgccaagagggaacgttcctgtgggcCGACGAGGACATCGGTTTCGTTAAGTGGGGGGTCACTAGTGGAAAAACGGCTAGCGACAACTTTCGTTTGTGCCGCGCCGCACATCCTTGTTGGCAACGCCGGCGTGATCGACGACAAGTACCCGTCCCTCGCCGACACCACCACGGCGGACTTCGAACGCGCCTTCGTCGTGAACACACGCGGCGCGTTCCTCTGCCTCCGCGAGGCCGCCAACCGCATGCCCCACGGTGGAGGCGGCCGGATCGTGGCTCTGACGACGTCCGTGGTTGGGTCGCTCCGGACGGGGTACTCTGCTTACACGGCGTCCAAGGCGGCCGTGGAGGCCATGGTGCGGACGATGGCCAAGGAGCTCAAGGGCACGTGGATCACGGCCAACTGCATGGCGCCGGGGCCAACGGCCACGGACATGTTCTTCGCCGGGAAGAGCGACGAGACCGTGAGGGAGACCGCGGAGACCAACCCGATGGAGCGGCTCGGGGAGGTCGGCGACATCGCGCCGGTGGTCGGGTTCCTCTGCACCGACGCCGCTGAGTGGATCAACGGGCAGGTCATTCGGGTCAACGGCGG GATATGTTTTACTCAAACAATATTCCTAAATCTCAGTAACCACTACAAGGAT GGCACGATTGAAAAGCAGATGAGATGCGAGCTTGGCTTCTGCAATCATGAAGATATATCAGGAAATTGCAAGGTTCGCTTCAGTAAATACCTGAGTGCAGAACCGGTAGATGGAGTTTTGACGTGTGTGGAGCAGGGGCGAACGGCGGATGGTGTGTCGGCGAAGTCTGTGGAGGTGACATTGGATTGTTCCCAGAAGCATTGTGTGGTAGTGCGCAAGCTCGACCAAGTCGACAGCCAACTCGATGCTGCGGCAGGCTACCTGGAAGATGTCCTTGTGGTGTTCCATGCGTACAATGGGCTCGGCGATGAGAACGGCGGCAATCTGGGAGTGCCCGCATTCGGATCACACGACTCGGCTCTCATGCCCAATGGCCTCCTTGTGGTGTCGTGCGCGTCCGGCGGGCTTGACAGTGAGAGCGGCGGCGATTTGGAAGTg